The proteins below come from a single Xyrauchen texanus isolate HMW12.3.18 chromosome 1, RBS_HiC_50CHRs, whole genome shotgun sequence genomic window:
- the b3gat3 gene encoding galactosylgalactosylxylosylprotein 3-beta-glucuronosyltransferase 3: MGMRLRLKTVFVLYFMVSLLGLIYALMQLGQRCDCRDHGMSKDQHISQLRGELQKLQDHIKTSELAEDPKKSDVPIIYVITPTYARLVQKAELTRMSHTFLHVPQLHWIMVEDATQPTSLVTDFLAASGLTYTHLHKLTPKDRKLQEGDPSWLKPRGAEQRNEGLRWLREMGAAAKGKEAAALEDAVVYFADDDNTYSLQLFEEIRYTHRVSVWPVGLVGGMKFERPVVEDGKVVRFHTGWLPNRPFPMDLAGFAVSLRQVLANPEACFDGDAQMGFLESSFLQHLITVEELEPKADLCTKVLVWHTRTEKLKMKREDALQKQGLGSDPDVEV; encoded by the exons ATGGGAATGAGACTGCGGCTCAAGACTGTGTTCGTGCTCTACTTTATGGTGTCACTACTCGGACTCATCTATGCGCTAATGCAGTTGG GTCAGCGCTGTGATTGTAGAGACCATGGCATGTCTAAAGATCAACACATTTCTCAGCTGAGAGGGGAGCTGCAGAAGTTACAGGACCACATTAAAACATCAGAACTGGCAGAAGACCCCAAGAAGTCTGACGTGCCTATTATTTATGTGATAACACCCACATATGCAAG GCTGGTGCAGAAGGCAGAGCTCACTCGCATGTCTCACACCTTCCTCCATGTTCCTCAGCTCCACTGGATCATGGTGGAGGACGCTACCCAGCCAACTTCACTCGTCACAGACTTTCTGGCTGCATCTGGCTTGACATACACCCATCTACACAAGCTGACCCCCAAAGACAGGAAGTTGCAGGAGGGTGATCCCAGCTGGCTAAAGCCCCGAGGTGCTGAGCAAAGGAACGAGGGTCTGCGCTGGCTCAGGGAGATGGGTGCAGCCGccaagggaaaggaggcggccgCCCTTGAGGATGCTGTGGTGTATTTTGCTGATGATGACAACACATATAGCCTGCAGCTTTTTGAAGAG ATACGATACACGCACCGTGTCTCTGTATGGCCCGTGGGACTGGTGGGCGGGATGAAGTTTGAGCGTCCTGTGGTGGAGGACGGGAAAGTTGTGCGCTTCCACACTGGCTGGCTCCCCAATCGCCCTTTCCCCATGGACCTGGCTGGTTTTGCAGTGTCCCTGAGACAGGTACTGGCCAATCCCGAAGCATGCTTTGACGGTGATGCTCAGATGGGCTTCCTGGAAAGCAGCTTCCTTCAGCACCTGATTACTGTGGAGGAGCTGGAACCCAAAGCAGATTTGTGCACCAAG GTGCTAGTGTGGCACACCCGAACTGAGAAGCTAAAGATGAAGAGGGAAGACGCACTACAGAAGCAAGGGTTGGGTTCAGATCCTGATGTGGAGGTGTAA